DNA from Rhipicephalus microplus isolate Deutch F79 chromosome 5, USDA_Rmic, whole genome shotgun sequence:
CTTCAACTGCAAGGGCATTGTTACAGACGCCCAAGAAGTGCCTGGAAGTGTTGCAGCTGGCCGGCGGGAAATACCATCATTTCGGCCAATTCAGCGCTATTACTTCATGAACACGTCTTTACAGAATACGTGCGTCAACTCATGCGAATTTCGCAAACTATCCTGATGAGGCTAGAGCAGCTGGGACGACAGGTTGATGCCATGCAGCAGCACCTTTTCAACACAACAGTGAGGCTTCAAGATGAGACAAATGATGATGTGGTTTTGACACCGGTCAAGGATATTGACCAATTTCTAAGTCTTGAGGGGAGACTTGCTGCTGATGGCAACATTAAGCTAAAGCTTGTACGTCATTCATTATatttttctataatttttttttctagtcactGCATTAAGCTACTcttctaaaaaaaataatgacctcAAAACTTTACAGATACAGCAGCTTGCTGGCCTTGGTGGCTCAACTTTTGGGgcagcagccaggaggatgctggAGCTTCTGCTAAGCCTTGAGGTTGCTGTGCAGTTCAGCTGGGCAGGCCAAAAAGGCAAAAGGAAGTTTGTGGATCTAGGTGTCACAGATGTCATTTGCAGTGAGTAATTTGTTTCACAACACCATGTGCTGCAAGAGCCGTGTTTGAGTACAGACATTTCTAAGTCTGTTATCCACATTATCTTTCATTTGAAGTCAATAGCAAAAGAACAATCTTTTCATGAAAGCATTAAATTTTTTAGGATGCTTGCTAATTAAAATTATGTGCTTAAACGTGGAAAATTTTTAGCATGAAATatctgttgtcagtaagaaaccctgcagcttcttcaagcacactagtatacttgcatggcacacatacgcaagcattcactacttgcagaagttattatcaggtagcactactaggcattcttaactgtagtggaaatcttatgtacagatgaaaactaacagatggaagctcatagtgatcactgaggatctctaaacaggaataagtacctaagacaagctggtcaacattttcatacatggacgtattttcgtcaaaggcgcctcatcattctttgcatgctaggtttcaaaaaagttacaatgatgtcttcttcgtggtgttcttcttgtaatgcaacacatagtgtcaatgtcagtactcttgaaattaacatggggaaggatggcaaggacctttaatgatgatgtgcccacctatcaaaatgtcgatcatgctgactagaggtacttcttcaaacaacctatgtagcattatattaatgtattatgtttgtgtaattcctgttttatgaactttgtactttttcagaggccgtgaggcgaaattttccggaaacaaaaaaaatgacatcgagtgtgtgattaaagtgtggcttcggcatgctggggaaaagctccagaagcagcgcttaagaacttctcgcactcaccatgagggtgagttttattatctgtgctgttgaagctatcataacatatgatacttttgctgttatagtttaaataattttcttgccttactcgaattttgatgtgtatgcaagcatgaactatataaatcattttcaccattatataatggctagttcgtacctgcacattatggtaatataattttcattttatgctttcaaatctggcatgctgttattgtcttaatattcttattgatactctaaattcacttgtgcttcaagatatgctgctttctattactacagaatgtcttcaaagtgtcgcgttgtcaagcccatcggatgaagacctctgaaggcacagggcaagaagtctcatctagtgaaaactgccaagtttcattcctgaaaataaacatgttttctgtgcattgctgtttttattgctatacttgaagaaattgttactgaaacctcacaggcagtgctttaaagagtgtgcatgttcaggcacttttgattgatcagttgtcatttcagcgctccaaaagaagaattagagcaacttttcgtaaggtctgatgagtgcctaggtcttgtatgcttcgtcctcaaaaagtactagactcatcataatgtgctcttttctggatgccctgaggaCGATCTGAGGCCGGACAAACGGACTGGTTTAGGACCACTTGAGGTTCATTTGAGGGCTTCCTCAGGTCATACTTTCGTACGGTGTAGGTCATCCTCAGGACAACCTCAGGTTGTCGGAGCGTTGTCTGGGATAAGAGCATTGTCCATTTTTAAATTACCTTGACTATCGCATCGCAATAATCTAACAACATGGCAGTGAAGATACCATATTGATGCATGAGACAACTATATATTTGTAATCATTAAGTAGagaaagaataaactttattactAAGTGAAAATCTATGTTAATTCAGGGTGGGGCCCTCTTGTAAAGCCCCACTGGCTGCGGCGGCTCGCCGACCTAGGCCACCAGTAACCAGCTCCCCAGTGCCGGCTCGGAAAGCCGTGACTCCCAGTCCCAAGAC
Protein-coding regions in this window:
- the LOC119180429 gene encoding uncharacterized protein LOC119180429, whose translation is MPEYVRQLMRISQTILMRLEQLGRQVDAMQQHLFNTTVRLQDETNDDVVLTPVKDIDQFLSLEGRLAADGNIKLKLIQQLAGLGGSTFGAAARRMLELLLSLEVAVQFSWAGQKGKRKFVDLGVTDVICKAVRRNFPETKKMTSSV